The Listeria sp. PSOL-1 genome includes a region encoding these proteins:
- the fsa gene encoding fructose-6-phosphate aldolase — translation MKFFIDTANVAEIKKAARMGFIDGVTTNPSLIAKEGRNFNEVIQEITAIVDGPISGEVVSLEAEKMIEEGRKIAKIHPNMVVKIPMTGEGLAAVNILNAEKIKTNVTLVFSATQALLAARSGATYVSPFLGRLDDIGSNGLTLIAEIAEIFAMHKIQTEIISASIRHPIHVIECARLGADIATVPYKVFEQMLKHPLTDIGIDKFLADYQASKKQ, via the coding sequence ATGAAATTTTTTATTGATACCGCAAATGTAGCAGAAATCAAAAAAGCAGCTAGAATGGGATTCATTGATGGGGTGACAACGAATCCATCACTTATTGCAAAAGAAGGACGTAACTTTAATGAAGTTATTCAAGAAATTACAGCTATTGTTGACGGTCCAATCAGTGGAGAAGTAGTTAGCCTTGAAGCAGAAAAAATGATTGAAGAAGGACGTAAAATTGCCAAAATACACCCCAACATGGTCGTCAAAATCCCAATGACAGGGGAAGGTTTAGCGGCAGTAAATATTTTAAACGCAGAGAAAATTAAAACAAATGTTACTTTAGTGTTTTCAGCTACGCAAGCTTTACTGGCAGCAAGATCAGGTGCAACCTATGTTTCACCTTTTTTAGGCAGGCTTGATGATATCGGATCAAACGGTTTGACATTAATTGCTGAAATCGCTGAAATTTTTGCAATGCATAAAATTCAAACAGAAATCATTTCGGCGAGCATTCGTCATCCGATTCATGTTATCGAATGTGCTAGATTAGGAGCGGATATTGCTACAGTTCCATATAAAGTTTTTGAACAAATGCTTAAGCACCCTTTAACAGACATAGGTATTGATAAATTCTTAGCAGATTATCAAGCGTCTAAAAAACAGTAA
- a CDS encoding glycosyl hydrolase family 28-related protein, translated as MKKIGFYLLFIGLLLFLGSIEDTTARATQLDATSHSIFKEHALVPNDSSDQSAKLQYLLKITAEQGDALFIPKGSYIINQSIDITSNMQVIGDKSGASVFKSTSKTPVSFQDQKYAKSNHIAFKNLYFDGVNIFARLVDEMQLENNVFYNLMTKYPIELSVVNQAQIKNNLFMRDYTHSKPAEDYNRMIYVGGYSTNSRYEYMQDLTVIDNLFGLKLNELDAIKSFSRSDVIETIKHLQNSIEKQEVDIHGGNEQNYFSTGINSYSMLKGALIRNNLFYQSYDNEDTHEVTGDHATYLRGAQDVQLISNHLRGLANGPAGGFKFKSGRNITIMNNYLRNTGIIMYGTPEYGLGQSYKEGPISELSNWLVSGNQFDWKYWQEKYAIGIEYNQHTGNDHVANGVFIDNKFTHYENIPANKRRGLLIASDTGGFRGENTFVSGNTRDDRLDGKLTPEKWGENDFSSMPISFDDLIPSKQLDQYHLYKDASIPVRNTLPIAKTGITISSGDQISPYDFVEQLNDKDEAKPKAEILNPEVLDQHGNQKVYIQLSYKDQSAVLVGVEVTIK; from the coding sequence ATGAAAAAAATAGGATTTTACTTACTTTTTATTGGCTTATTATTATTTTTGGGAAGCATTGAAGATACAACCGCACGCGCAACACAACTAGATGCTACAAGCCACTCCATATTTAAAGAGCATGCTCTTGTACCAAACGATTCAAGCGATCAATCAGCTAAACTACAATATTTATTGAAAATAACAGCAGAACAAGGAGATGCTCTTTTTATACCAAAAGGCTCTTATATTATAAATCAATCTATAGATATCACTTCAAATATGCAAGTCATCGGGGATAAATCAGGAGCTAGTGTCTTTAAAAGCACATCCAAAACGCCTGTCTCTTTCCAAGATCAGAAATACGCCAAATCAAACCATATTGCTTTTAAAAATCTTTATTTTGATGGCGTGAATATTTTTGCTAGATTAGTTGATGAGATGCAACTAGAAAATAACGTTTTCTATAACCTAATGACAAAGTACCCGATTGAGCTATCTGTAGTTAATCAGGCACAAATAAAGAATAATCTTTTTATGCGAGATTATACGCACTCTAAGCCAGCAGAAGATTATAACCGAATGATTTATGTGGGTGGCTATTCAACAAATAGTCGCTATGAATATATGCAGGATCTTACTGTTATTGATAACTTATTCGGCCTAAAGCTGAATGAATTAGATGCAATTAAAAGCTTTAGTCGTTCAGATGTTATTGAAACCATTAAACATTTACAAAACAGTATTGAAAAGCAAGAGGTTGATATTCATGGTGGTAATGAGCAAAATTATTTTTCCACAGGGATCAACTCCTATAGCATGTTAAAAGGAGCTTTAATTAGAAATAACCTTTTTTATCAAAGTTACGATAACGAAGATACACATGAAGTCACGGGCGATCATGCTACTTACTTAAGAGGAGCACAAGATGTTCAGCTGATTTCTAATCATTTAAGGGGCCTTGCAAACGGTCCTGCAGGTGGTTTTAAATTTAAATCTGGTAGAAATATTACGATTATGAATAATTATTTGCGTAATACTGGGATTATTATGTATGGTACTCCTGAATATGGCCTAGGTCAATCATATAAAGAAGGCCCTATCTCTGAATTATCCAATTGGCTTGTCAGTGGAAACCAATTTGATTGGAAATACTGGCAAGAGAAATATGCGATTGGAATTGAATATAACCAACATACTGGAAACGATCATGTAGCAAATGGTGTGTTTATTGATAATAAATTTACACATTATGAAAACATTCCAGCAAATAAAAGACGAGGACTTCTTATTGCAAGTGATACTGGCGGCTTTAGAGGAGAAAATACTTTTGTTAGCGGGAATACGCGCGATGACCGTTTAGATGGTAAATTAACACCAGAAAAATGGGGGGAAAACGATTTTTCATCAATGCCGATTAGCTTTGATGATCTTATCCCGAGTAAACAACTGGATCAATATCATTTATACAAAGATGCTAGCATTCCAGTCCGAAATACATTACCTATAGCAAAAACAGGAATAACGATCTCAAGCGGCGACCAGATTTCACCTTATGATTTCGTTGAACAACTCAATGATAAGGATGAAGCTAAGCCAAAAGCTGAAATCTTAAATCCTGAAGTACTGGATCAACATGGTAATCAAAAAGTTTATATCCAATTAAGCTACAAGGATCAATCTGCTGTTTTAGTAGGTGTAGAAGTAACAATTAAATAA
- a CDS encoding beta-ketoacyl synthase N-terminal-like domain-containing protein encodes MSKKKTTDQDIAIVGMSVFSPAGDSVEEFWQGISQGKDFITDAPSDVIDPYHFEGTPNGIDRFYCKRGGFSKAFKVDPLRYGILPVAADGIEPDQLISMAGAEQALADAGVFEKEISLKKGSIIIGKGNFSGVVPLRSLEIVRMARQFTTLLKSTLPELTDEDLEKVKDAYQSKQGRYQPDMAIGTMPNLVASLVANKFDMQGPAYTIDAACASGIVAINHSMALLRSGECDIAVAGGMHSGHSAMFWGAFDMLGAMSRKQVIAPFSKDADGLLIGQGGGFIVLKTLKKAQEDGDRIYAVLKESAVCSDGAGSHVTVTSVEGQVRVLEKAWKKAGMNPEELGYIEAHGTATIVGDKTEIATLKTFFGDNTQKKAYVGSVKSNIGHSMPAAGMIGIIKTALSLYHKKIPPTLHCEKPLPEMFESRFMPPQEAIDWKANELPLIAGVNAFGFGGINAHAILTAYEEPINSKQQKKKPYFSEALMISAKSNEQLIEKIKKGDYTNTGGDYRLVLFEPTEKKIKQALSIIEKEKPWRGRFDIWYSNKPMLANGGKIAFMFPGFTPEWESETDSLSNSFDLPYMEELVNTLDINKEEDKAAIRADFTNSLTKQALDKLKIEADMYLGHSIGEWQAVRHAQMTEGNGNKMIEIMQDWDELVEYPLIAVSGISLEKTQKWCAEIPDLYLSNDNCPNQVMFSGTNEAAEKLCSYLDEQKIFYTKMPFGGGWHTPLIAKSMSKSREFLEYVEVKEGKVPVWSPTTLERVPHEKEKYAALVSEQLFKPVYFRGLIEKLYEQEKARVFIQIGRGPLTNFAEDILKDKEFGTIEANVSTRDGADQLRRVQALLFIEGKEVDPAFLGVKPLYQVDNNLLVIPRGAPEFITDLKELKEAVTKRYGEAGFSKKKSAKTSISAMVDDNIRDAVKVQQEMEKLFEQRLQTIIGKENATKSLIHYKKGKDLAPFEEQLTLQFKDHPYLVDHSIVRQPEWWDKQEDLNLVVPFTMTIELLAEIAKKRMPDKKLVKIQNVAAYQWIGLEKPFDEKVKGKWLSEDTLFLGLGSYAKAEFVFADQWSAPPKEYLHAIDIGESIMEPYTSEKFYDLFSFHGPKYHSCKEVLKVCSKGMQTLAEKKEGKGSLLDIMGQQLGLFLHLTAKKNTISFPVRLKEMTLYEDIFDQQGLFEHTLQITRMNESIIAGNMVLKREGKIWSVAKDFVCQRFENQLPVWYVILKPQKNLLAEQLAPGIFIFNNTNQENILGLLAKRYLNDKDRKTSDALTSAKLQRQFLISRIALKDAVRHYIAEDKEKMLYPIEIFSDHDDQGKPFVTIHEHSKEKANECHVSLAHKENIGVAMVADHVIGIDIERIEAKNTDFLKVAFTESERALLHELGNQPEDYIRFWVAKEASAKKAGTGLKGNPQKFEVTKVENNQLYVNDDCIQTSIIEGAYVVGWTI; translated from the coding sequence ATGTCTAAGAAAAAGACAACAGATCAAGATATTGCAATCGTTGGTATGTCTGTCTTTTCTCCAGCGGGAGATAGCGTGGAAGAATTTTGGCAAGGAATCTCCCAGGGAAAAGATTTTATCACAGACGCTCCCAGTGATGTCATTGACCCTTATCATTTTGAAGGAACGCCTAATGGAATTGACCGTTTTTATTGTAAACGAGGCGGTTTTAGCAAAGCATTTAAAGTAGATCCACTACGATACGGGATCTTACCTGTAGCAGCTGATGGAATCGAGCCTGATCAGCTTATATCAATGGCAGGAGCTGAACAAGCTCTTGCCGATGCAGGTGTATTTGAGAAAGAAATTTCCCTTAAAAAAGGAAGTATCATTATTGGAAAAGGGAATTTTTCAGGAGTAGTTCCCCTTCGCAGCCTTGAAATTGTTCGGATGGCTAGACAGTTCACCACCCTTCTTAAGTCCACATTGCCCGAATTAACTGATGAGGATTTGGAAAAAGTAAAAGATGCCTATCAAAGTAAACAAGGCCGCTATCAACCTGATATGGCTATTGGTACCATGCCTAACTTGGTAGCTTCACTTGTAGCAAATAAATTCGACATGCAAGGACCTGCATATACGATTGATGCAGCTTGTGCAAGCGGAATTGTTGCAATTAACCATTCAATGGCCTTACTCCGCAGCGGCGAGTGCGATATTGCGGTTGCTGGAGGAATGCACAGTGGACATAGCGCGATGTTCTGGGGAGCCTTCGATATGCTTGGAGCGATGTCCAGGAAACAAGTCATTGCTCCATTTAGCAAAGATGCAGATGGCCTACTTATTGGCCAAGGCGGAGGATTTATTGTTTTAAAAACATTAAAAAAAGCACAAGAAGATGGCGACAGAATTTATGCAGTACTCAAAGAATCAGCTGTTTGTAGTGATGGCGCTGGTTCTCATGTAACGGTTACATCCGTTGAAGGCCAAGTAAGAGTTTTAGAAAAAGCATGGAAAAAAGCGGGAATGAATCCAGAAGAATTAGGTTATATAGAAGCGCATGGTACAGCTACCATTGTGGGTGATAAAACAGAAATTGCCACATTAAAAACATTCTTTGGCGATAACACTCAAAAGAAAGCTTATGTAGGCTCTGTTAAATCTAACATCGGCCATTCTATGCCAGCTGCTGGAATGATTGGAATCATCAAAACCGCCCTTTCCCTTTATCATAAAAAAATACCACCCACTTTACACTGCGAAAAACCATTACCTGAAATGTTTGAATCACGTTTCATGCCACCACAAGAAGCGATTGATTGGAAAGCAAATGAGCTACCACTTATCGCTGGTGTTAATGCCTTTGGTTTTGGTGGAATTAATGCCCATGCAATTCTTACAGCTTATGAAGAACCAATAAATTCAAAACAGCAGAAAAAGAAACCTTATTTCAGCGAAGCATTAATGATTTCCGCTAAAAGCAATGAACAGTTAATAGAGAAGATCAAAAAAGGCGATTATACGAATACAGGCGGCGATTATCGACTTGTCCTATTCGAACCTACAGAAAAGAAAATCAAACAAGCCCTTTCGATCATTGAAAAAGAAAAACCTTGGCGTGGACGTTTTGATATTTGGTATAGCAATAAACCAATGCTAGCAAACGGTGGAAAGATTGCTTTTATGTTCCCAGGATTTACTCCAGAATGGGAAAGTGAAACAGATTCCTTAAGCAATAGTTTCGACCTTCCTTATATGGAAGAGCTAGTTAATACGCTAGATATCAATAAAGAAGAAGACAAAGCTGCGATTCGCGCTGATTTTACTAATTCCTTGACAAAGCAAGCGCTTGATAAATTAAAGATTGAAGCAGATATGTATTTAGGACATAGCATCGGTGAGTGGCAAGCTGTACGACATGCACAAATGACAGAAGGAAACGGCAATAAAATGATCGAAATCATGCAGGATTGGGACGAACTCGTTGAATATCCTCTTATTGCTGTAAGTGGCATTAGTTTAGAGAAAACACAAAAATGGTGTGCTGAAATACCAGATCTTTACTTAAGTAATGATAATTGCCCTAACCAAGTCATGTTTAGCGGAACAAACGAAGCTGCAGAAAAGCTATGTTCCTATCTTGATGAACAAAAGATTTTTTATACAAAAATGCCTTTTGGCGGAGGATGGCATACTCCACTCATTGCAAAAAGCATGAGCAAAAGCCGAGAGTTCTTAGAATATGTAGAAGTAAAAGAAGGGAAAGTCCCTGTCTGGTCCCCCACCACTCTCGAACGCGTGCCACATGAAAAAGAAAAATATGCTGCATTAGTTTCCGAGCAACTATTTAAACCGGTCTACTTCCGTGGGTTAATTGAAAAATTATACGAACAAGAAAAGGCACGAGTCTTCATCCAAATCGGGAGAGGCCCATTAACCAATTTTGCAGAAGATATTTTAAAAGACAAAGAGTTTGGCACAATAGAAGCAAACGTGAGTACTCGCGACGGCGCAGATCAACTTCGCAGAGTCCAGGCGCTACTCTTCATTGAAGGAAAAGAAGTAGACCCTGCTTTCTTAGGCGTAAAACCTTTATATCAAGTAGATAATAATTTGCTTGTCATTCCACGGGGCGCACCAGAATTTATCACTGATTTGAAAGAATTAAAAGAAGCCGTAACGAAAAGGTATGGAGAAGCTGGTTTTTCTAAAAAGAAGAGCGCTAAAACATCTATTTCAGCCATGGTAGACGATAACATTCGTGACGCAGTGAAAGTTCAACAAGAAATGGAAAAATTATTCGAACAACGATTACAAACGATCATTGGAAAAGAAAACGCTACGAAGTCACTGATTCATTACAAAAAAGGAAAAGATCTAGCACCTTTTGAAGAACAACTCACACTCCAATTTAAAGATCACCCTTACCTTGTAGATCATTCTATCGTGCGCCAACCAGAGTGGTGGGATAAACAAGAAGATTTAAACCTTGTAGTACCATTTACCATGACCATCGAATTATTAGCAGAGATCGCTAAAAAACGAATGCCAGATAAAAAGTTAGTAAAAATCCAAAACGTCGCCGCTTACCAATGGATCGGCTTAGAAAAACCATTTGATGAAAAAGTAAAAGGCAAATGGTTATCAGAAGACACACTCTTCCTAGGGCTTGGTTCCTATGCAAAAGCAGAATTTGTCTTTGCAGATCAATGGTCAGCTCCACCAAAAGAGTATCTTCATGCAATCGATATTGGTGAAAGTATCATGGAACCATATACCAGTGAAAAATTCTATGATTTATTTTCATTCCATGGACCCAAGTATCATTCTTGTAAAGAAGTACTAAAAGTATGTTCAAAAGGGATGCAAACCCTTGCTGAAAAAAAAGAAGGAAAAGGCTCTCTACTTGATATTATGGGGCAACAACTTGGCCTCTTCTTACATTTAACGGCGAAGAAAAATACGATTTCTTTCCCCGTTCGGTTAAAAGAAATGACATTATATGAAGACATATTTGATCAACAAGGTTTATTTGAACATACTTTGCAAATTACACGAATGAATGAATCTATCATCGCCGGAAATATGGTTTTAAAACGCGAAGGAAAAATCTGGTCTGTCGCAAAAGATTTTGTTTGTCAACGGTTTGAGAATCAATTGCCTGTCTGGTACGTTATCTTGAAACCACAAAAAAATCTACTCGCAGAACAACTAGCACCTGGGATATTCATTTTCAACAACACAAACCAAGAAAACATTTTAGGCTTACTTGCTAAAAGATATTTAAATGATAAAGACCGAAAAACATCCGACGCTTTAACATCTGCAAAACTACAGCGCCAGTTTCTTATCAGTCGAATTGCTTTAAAAGATGCCGTGCGCCATTATATCGCAGAGGATAAAGAAAAGATGCTTTATCCAATCGAAATCTTTTCTGACCATGATGACCAAGGAAAACCTTTCGTAACGATTCATGAACATAGTAAAGAGAAAGCAAACGAATGCCACGTTTCATTGGCTCATAAAGAGAATATCGGCGTAGCTATGGTAGCAGATCACGTCATTGGTATTGATATTGAACGCATCGAAGCAAAAAATACTGATTTCTTGAAAGTAGCATTTACCGAAAGTGAACGGGCCCTACTTCATGAACTAGGTAACCAGCCAGAAGACTACATTCGGTTCTGGGTAGCCAAAGAAGCAAGCGCTAAAAAAGCAGGAACAGGATTAAAAGGAAACCCACAAAAGTTCGAAGTCACAAAGGTCGAAAATAACCAATTATACGTAAATGACGATTGTATTCAAACGTCTATTATTGAAGGAGCGTACGTAGTGGGATGGACAATTTAA
- a CDS encoding acyl carrier protein, with protein MDNLNEQAVFAKLTSFIVDVLGEDVAEFVEISESSRFVQDLEMDSIQIIAFAEMVKKEYDMNKKFVEWIAKKSMKKIINMSVGDVVTFIIDHQ; from the coding sequence ATGGACAATTTAAATGAACAAGCCGTATTTGCAAAACTAACATCATTTATCGTGGACGTTTTGGGAGAAGATGTAGCGGAATTTGTGGAAATCTCTGAGTCCAGCCGCTTTGTTCAAGATCTCGAAATGGACAGTATTCAAATTATTGCTTTTGCAGAAATGGTAAAAAAAGAATATGATATGAACAAAAAATTTGTCGAATGGATTGCTAAAAAATCAATGAAAAAAATTATCAATATGTCAGTGGGAGATGTTGTAACATTTATTATCGACCATCAATAG